The Pseudomonas sp. IB20 region GCCAGCAACAGCCCGGCATTTTGAATACGGTCCAGCGCGCCGAAGTGCAACACCACCGCACGGTTCTGCGGGTCGATCTGGCGCACATTGGAAAACGCCCAGGCCAACGCCGCCAACACGGTCACCGCGTACAGCGCCAGGAAAGTCAGGCGCCCAGCCTGGATCCATGGGCTGTCCGGGCTGTCACGCTCACTCATGGTTGAACATCCTTCGGCCCATCGACCAGCGCGCGGAACGGCGCAGCGTCGGTGCGCAGGATGATCTTGGTGCCCGGCGTCACCACCGTGCCCAAAGTGTCCAGCGAGCGCAGCAAGTTATACAGCTGCGGATTACCGGCGTAGGCACGCCCATAAATCTGTGCGGCTTCGACCCGCGACTGCGCCTCGATGTCGGCGGCTTTCACGGTGGCATCAGCCTGCACGATGCGCGCATCACGCTCGGCGGCGGAGCGAATCTGCGCCGCTTCACGTTTGCCCACGGCCGTGCGCTCGGTGGCGATGGTTTCGCGCTCGGCACGCATGCGGTCGACGGTGGCGGTGAGCGTCACCGACGGCAGCGTCAGGCGCTCGACACCGACTTGCACCACGCGCACGCCATAAGTGGTGAGCAATTGTTGATCAATCTGCTGGCGCAACTGCGCCTCGAAATCAGCGATGCGCACTTGGCTGGCGTCGGTGTTGATCAGGCTGGACAGGTCGAAACTCGCGGCGGTGGTTTCCAGCGCCGAGCCGACGAACCTGCGAATCTGCCGCGCCGCTTCATCCGGCTGGTTCTGCACCGCACGCATAAAGCGCTGCACATTGTCGGCATCGCCCTGCACCTGCCACGCCACATAGGCTTGCACGATGATGCGCAGGCCATCGCGAGTGCCCACATCCTGCAAACCGCTGGAGGTGGTGCGCAAGCGCAGGTCCACCGGGATCGCCGCTTCGAACGGCGCCGGCCAGCGCCAGCCCAGGCCCGGTTCCAGCAGCACCCGCGACGGGTTGCCGAACCGCGTAATCACCGTGGCTTCGCCGGAACGCACCTGCACCAGGCTGGCGGCTGCTACCGCAAACAGCACCAGCAACACCGCCCAGGCCATGCGCCGCCAAGGGAACGGGCCAGCCGCTTGCTCATCACCGTGGTGGTGATGGTGGTGGCCGTGATGATGACCGTGATCGTGAGAATGAGCGCTCAACAGACAGACTCCTTATTGAACGGCTTTACGCGGCGCCATCGGGTCGGCCGGCAAAGTAAAAGAACGCAGATCAATCGTCGGTGCGCCATCGGCGCCCAGGCGGTGATCCAGAATAAGCAGCTTGGCGTGGGCCAAGCCTTGGCTGAGTTGGCCGAGGTACTGTTCCAGCACGAAGGCCTGGCCTGCAGCGGCGTAGGCCTTTTGCTCAGCGCTAAAACGCAGGTCGGCCGCTTGGGCACCGGCATTCACTTCGCGCGCGGTGGCCAACGCCTGATCGCGCGCGGTGCTGGCTTGCAGCAAGGCTTGGTTGGTCTGTTCGCTGGCGGCGCCGCGCTCGCGGGAGATCAGCGCCTGGGCGCCGATCTGGGCAGCCTGCACGGCGTGGTAGGCATTGGCGGCGCCGGCCGGTGGGTGAATCGCTTCCACCACCGTGGCTAAAATTTCTACGCCACTGTTGAGTTTCTGCAAATCCGCCTGCACCGAGCGGCCGATTTCATCGGCCAGTTGGGTGCGTTGCTCACCGAGCAATTCGTCGAGGGTGCGCGAGGCAAAATCGTGAACCAAGATACGGCTGGCGGTGCTGCGGATCAGCGTCGGCACATCCGCGCTGTTATAGGTGGCGGCCAGCGCGGCCTGATCAGTCAGGCCAATGCGGTAGACGAAACGCACGTCCATATTGACGATCTGGAAGCTCTGCTTGTCGCCGCTGCTGCTGGCAATTACCTGGGCTTTGTCATTCACATGGCTGGCGTCCCACAGCCGGTTGGCGATCAGTGGCGCCGGGCCTTCAGCAGAAACCAGCTCAGGTGGGGAGCCGTCGCTGACGCTGGTGGCCAGTTCATGCACCACGCCATTTTCGATGTTGATGACGCGGCCCAACGGCCAGGGCAACCCGGCATGCAAGCCAGGGCCGAACACTTCCACCGGTTTGCCGAAGCGCTCATAAATCCCACGGCCTTGCAGGGGCACTTCATGCACACCGGTCAGCGCCCAGCCGACCGCCGATACGACCAGCAACACCGGCAGGAAAGCCCTGCGCATGTAGGTAAATGCCCAGATCTGGCGCAGGTCGATGCCGAAGCGGTTGTGCAATTCGTGCTGCAACGCCAGCAAGGGTCGTGGCGGCCAGCGCAGCAAGTCGGCGATAAAACTTTGCGCCATCAAGCGCGGTTCGAGGCGCGGCTGGCGTGGGCTGAACAGCGACAGTACGGCCCTGAGCAAAAACTCCACGGCGACCAGCCCGGGCAGCAGGCCGATCAGCACGGCCAGGCGCAATGGCCAAACAGATTCCGCGCCGGCAAACAGCAGGCAGATCGCACTGACCACCAAACAGGCAATCGCCACCCGGCTCAACTGCGCCAGCTGTGACGCCTCCGGCCATTGCGCGGCGGTTTCCTGAGCCAGGCGGCGCTCGAACACCAACAAACCAAAGGCCAATGCCAGCCCCAACGCGGCGCCAATACTCGCCGATTGCCCTACGGCTGCAGCGGGCATCGCCAGGTTCCAGAACTCGATAATGCTGACCAACG contains the following coding sequences:
- the hflC gene encoding protease modulator HflC, which produces MLSAHSHDHGHHHGHHHHHHGDEQAAGPFPWRRMAWAVLLVLFAVAAASLVQVRSGEATVITRFGNPSRVLLEPGLGWRWPAPFEAAIPVDLRLRTTSSGLQDVGTRDGLRIIVQAYVAWQVQGDADNVQRFMRAVQNQPDEAARQIRRFVGSALETTAASFDLSSLINTDASQVRIADFEAQLRQQIDQQLLTTYGVRVVQVGVERLTLPSVTLTATVDRMRAERETIATERTAVGKREAAQIRSAAERDARIVQADATVKAADIEAQSRVEAAQIYGRAYAGNPQLYNLLRSLDTLGTVVTPGTKIILRTDAAPFRALVDGPKDVQP
- the hflK gene encoding protease modulator HflK, encoding MQVDLEADGASVEGLPRFQQGLFHARRLRQAGISLTALAVSGWVLALFVALFAPLSIWPVVLINCASALWVLVAGLQSAWWVADWRAQALEEPTVELIEPPVEDAGWCARFVARFGSGLLAQIGAPVLWLSGWSLLALVSIIEFWNLAMPAAAVGQSASIGAALGLALAFGLLVFERRLAQETAAQWPEASQLAQLSRVAIACLVVSAICLLFAGAESVWPLRLAVLIGLLPGLVAVEFLLRAVLSLFSPRQPRLEPRLMAQSFIADLLRWPPRPLLALQHELHNRFGIDLRQIWAFTYMRRAFLPVLLVVSAVGWALTGVHEVPLQGRGIYERFGKPVEVFGPGLHAGLPWPLGRVINIENGVVHELATSVSDGSPPELVSAEGPAPLIANRLWDASHVNDKAQVIASSSGDKQSFQIVNMDVRFVYRIGLTDQAALAATYNSADVPTLIRSTASRILVHDFASRTLDELLGEQRTQLADEIGRSVQADLQKLNSGVEILATVVEAIHPPAGAANAYHAVQAAQIGAQALISRERGAASEQTNQALLQASTARDQALATAREVNAGAQAADLRFSAEQKAYAAAGQAFVLEQYLGQLSQGLAHAKLLILDHRLGADGAPTIDLRSFTLPADPMAPRKAVQ